AAGGGAAGAATATTTTTCTTCAATTCAAAATCAATTCCCGGAATAAAATTGTGGAGCTGATCGGGGTCGAACCGACGACCTCTTGCATGCCATGCAAGCGCTCTACCAACTGAGCTACAGCCCCAAAAGATACTGCACTAATTTTTCATCGTTCCAATCTTGTGCACCTTCAAAACGTTTTACAATGGTCCCGCTTCTATCAATCACAATTGTTTCCGGCAATGCAAAAATGGCGTAAGCATCAGCAGCTTTTCCCTGGGGATCAACAAAGACAGGAAAGCTAAAGGGAATTTGTTTTTGAAACCATTCAATTTTTTCTTTTAAATGTTCGCCGGTGTCTTCAGAAACAGCAAAAAGTTGAAACTGTTCTGCCGGCAAAGTTTGATACAATTTTTCAAGTGATGGAATTTCGCCCTGACAAGGCCCACACCATGTTGCCCAAAAATGTAAAAGTGTAATTTTGCCTTGAAAATGTTCAAGCTTTGCTTCTGAAGCATGCAAAGGCTGCAGCTCTAAAACCGGCGCTATATCGCCCTTTCCTGGGCGCGATGCATAATAAAATGCCGACATCGCAAAAAGTGCAATGCCGGCTATGATCAAAAAAATCCAATGACGTGTTTTCATAAAATGAAAACCTTATGCTTTTTTAGCTGCAGCTTTTTTCTTTGGCGCCGCTTTTTTGGTCGCTTTCTTTTTTGGAGCAGCTTCTTTTGTTGAAGCTTCAGCAGATTTTTTCGCTTTTTCTTTCGTTGGAGCTGGAGCAGACAATGACGTTTCGTTGAGATATTCAATCAATGCCATTGGAGCCGCGTCACCATGACGAAAGCCAAGACGATAAATGCGAGTGTATCCACCTTGTCTTGTTGCAAAACGTTCTGCCAATGTAGAAAAAGCTTTTTCCACAGCAGCTTTGTCACGAATTAGAGCAAGAGCTCTTCTGCGCGCGTGCAAAGTACCTTCTTTGCTGAGCGTTACCAGTTTATCAGCAATACAGCGCAATTCTTTTGCTTTTGGAAGCGTTGTTTCAATGCGATCGTGCATTATGAGAGAGCTCACCATATTCGCAAACATCGCTTTGCGATGTGCTGATTTCATTCCTAATTTTCTTCCCGAATTTCTATGTCTCATATACCACTCCTAAACTTCTCGTAAAACTCCGTTGAAAACTTTTTATTCAACATCTTTTGGTTTGAATTTATCTGCATCCGAAATATCGAAACCATCAATTTTCATTCCAAGAGAAAGTCCCATTTCAGTCAAAATTTCTTTGATTTCGTTCAGTGATTTTCTTCCAAAGTTTTTTGTTTTTAGCATTTCAGTTTCAGATTTTTGGCACAATTCACCAATGTGGCGAATGTTTGCATTTTGTAAACAATTGGCAGAACGAACTGAAAGTTCTAGCTCATCAACTCGGCGATATAAATTTTCGTTAAGCTGTGGTTTATCTTCGCTGTAACGTTCGTCTTCGGTTGGCTCGTCAACTTCATCAAAGTTGATGAACAATTGGAGCTGCTCTTTCAAAATTTTTGCAGAGTACGCAACTGCTTCATCTGGCGTAAGAGAGCCATCTGTCCATACTTCCAGCGTAAGCTTGTCATAGTCAGTTCTTTGCCCCACGCGAGCATTCGTAACGTGATAGTTGCAACGAACGATAGGAGAAAAAATAGCATCAAGAGGAATGGTTCCAAGTGGATCTGTTTCGCGTTTGTTTCTTTCAGCTGGAACGTAGCCTTTACCTGTTCTTACCGTGAGTTCACCTTTAAGATGCGCACCTTCTGCAAGTGTTGCAATGTGAAGATCAGGATTCAAAACGGTAATTGATGGTGGAAGTTGCAAATCACCAGCAGTAAGTTTGAGTGGACCTTTTGCATCAACTCTTACAACCGCACTGTCACCTTCGTGTAAATTCAAACGAAGTTGTTTAAAGTTCAAAACGATATCAGTAATATCTTCAGCAATACCTTCTAAGGTTGAAAATTCGTGTTCAACTTTATCAAATCGAACTGAAGTTACGGCCGCACCTTGAAGAGATGAAAGTAACACTCTTCTGAGGGAATTTCCGATGGTAATTCCAAAACCACGCTCTAATGGACGCGCTACAAATTTTCCGTAGTTTGCTGCTGTTGCACTTGTTTCCAACTCTACATTTTTCGGACGAATCATTCTTCTCCAATTGCGATGCATATTTCCTCCTGGTTGTGTCACCACTCCTCTTTGTAAGAGGCTTCCTCGACACGGTCTTTGTATAAATC
This genomic stretch from Deltaproteobacteria bacterium CG11_big_fil_rev_8_21_14_0_20_42_23 harbors:
- a CDS encoding DNA-directed RNA polymerase subunit alpha, whose protein sequence is MHRNWRRMIRPKNVELETSATAANYGKFVARPLERGFGITIGNSLRRVLLSSLQGAAVTSVRFDKVEHEFSTLEGIAEDITDIVLNFKQLRLNLHEGDSAVVRVDAKGPLKLTAGDLQLPPSITVLNPDLHIATLAEGAHLKGELTVRTGKGYVPAERNKRETDPLGTIPLDAIFSPIVRCNYHVTNARVGQRTDYDKLTLEVWTDGSLTPDEAVAYSAKILKEQLQLFINFDEVDEPTEDERYSEDKPQLNENLYRRVDELELSVRSANCLQNANIRHIGELCQKSETEMLKTKNFGRKSLNEIKEILTEMGLSLGMKIDGFDISDADKFKPKDVE
- a CDS encoding thioredoxin; protein product: MKTRHWIFLIIAGIALFAMSAFYYASRPGKGDIAPVLELQPLHASEAKLEHFQGKITLLHFWATWCGPCQGEIPSLEKLYQTLPAEQFQLFAVSEDTGEHLKEKIEWFQKQIPFSFPVFVDPQGKAADAYAIFALPETIVIDRSGTIVKRFEGAQDWNDEKLVQYLLGL
- a CDS encoding 50S ribosomal protein L17; amino-acid sequence: MRHRNSGRKLGMKSAHRKAMFANMVSSLIMHDRIETTLPKAKELRCIADKLVTLSKEGTLHARRRALALIRDKAAVEKAFSTLAERFATRQGGYTRIYRLGFRHGDAAPMALIEYLNETSLSAPAPTKEKAKKSAEASTKEAAPKKKATKKAAPKKKAAAKKA